A genomic region of Papaver somniferum cultivar HN1 chromosome 7, ASM357369v1, whole genome shotgun sequence contains the following coding sequences:
- the LOC113295002 gene encoding uncharacterized protein LOC113295002, which yields MSSLSKVNFKILDIFGNNYLSWVLDAEVHLGASSLDKTITKDNKESQEDRSNALIFVRHHLDEALKSHYLRMKDPYTPWTKLKDRFDHQKTVILPRARYEWMHLRLQDFKSVSEYNSTLFQIVSRLKLCGETITDADLLEKTYSTFHASNILLQQKYCERQFRKYSELISCLLVTEQNNELLLKNYQSHPAGSIVAPVAP from the coding sequence ATGTCGTCTCTTTCAAAGGTGAACTTCAAAATCCTTGACATATTCGGCAACAATTACTTGTCTTGGGTTCTAGATGCAGAGGTACATCTAGGTGCTAGCTCACTTGATAAGACTATTACTAAGGACAATAAGGAGTCCCAAGAAGATCGTTCTAACGCACTAATTTTTGTTCGTCATCACTTGGACGAAGCTCTGAAGTCCCACTATCTTAGGATGAAAGACCCGTACACTCCGTGGACAAAGCTGAAGGATAGGTTTGACCATCAAAAAACGGTCATCCTTCCAAGAGCTAGATATGAGTGGATGCACCTTCGCTTACAAGATTTTAAAAGCGTAAGTGAATATAACTCGACTTTATTTCAGATTGTCTCTCGTTTAAAACTATGTGGAGAAACAATTACTGATGCTGATCTTTTGGAGAAGACTTACTCCACCTTTCATGCTTCAAACATTTTGCTTcaacaaaaatattgtgaaaggcAGTTTAGGAAATATTCCGAGCTTATCTCTTGCCTTCTAGTAACTGAGCAGAATAACGAGTTATTACTCAAGAACTATCAAAGTCACCCAGCAGGTTCAATAGTTGCTCCAGTTGCTCCATAG